Sequence from the uncultured Flavobacterium sp. genome:
TCCACACTACTTCGGTAGTCTGCTCCTATCCCTCACGCAAATCAGGTGCAAAATTACAACTTATAATTTCCAGTAAGATAAAAAAATAAAAAAATAATTTCTAAATCATCAAATCAAACGTTACAAAACAAGAAACAAAAAACTAGTTTAATTTTTGTATTTTTAAAAAATAAAAACACCCTCATAAAAGTGCTAGAAGATCATTTCAAACAAGATATAATTAATATTGAAAAAATTTCAATTGTCCCAACATTACTCAACGTAATCTGCCAGACCACAGGAATGGGTTTCGCAGCAGTAGCAAGAGTTACAGACGAGCGATGGATAACGTGCAGCGTTCAGGACAATGTGCTTTTTGGCTTAAAGCCGGGAGATGAACTACAAATTAAAACTACGATTTGTAACGATATCAGAACAAATCTAAAACCCGTAATTATTGACAATGTAAGCGAAGATCCGCTATACCACGATCATCATACTCCGGCGATGTACAAACTTCAGAGTTATATTTCTATACCAATTATTCGCCAGGACGGAAGTTTTTTTGGCACTTTATGCGCAATTGACCCAAAACCAAACAGCCTTAAAGAATTTAAAGTAAGTGAAATGTTCAAGCTTTTTGCAGAGTTAATTTCATTTCACCTAACAGCAATCGAACAGGAAAACGAAAAAAACATCATACTGAACGAAAAAAATAAGCTACTAGCTAAAACCGAAGTCGAGAAGAAAAAAATCGAAAAACTAAATTCAGATATCGAGAAAAAGTTAATCCAAAAAAATATTTCTCTCGAAAAAATGAACAGCGAATTAGAAGCTTTCAACTATATATCAAGTCACGATTTACAGGAACCATTACGTAAAATTCAGCTTTTTACCGACAGCATTGAACGCGAAGAAATTCAAAATTTATCCGAAAAAGGTAAAACATCATTTCAAAAAATTAGAAATTCAGCTTACCGAATGCAAAATTTGATAAACGATCTTCTACTCTACTCTAAAACTAAATTTGATGATCGAAAATTCGAAATAAAAGATTTGAATGACATTGCCAAAGATGTCATAGACGATCTTACAGAAGAAGTAGAAACTAAAGATGTAACCTTTGACATACAAGAATTAGGAAAACTATCTGTAATAGAATTTCAATTCAGGCAATTACTTTATAATCTTATCAGCAACGCAATAAAATTTGCGAGTCCTGACCGCGATCTGATCATAAAAGTATCTGCAGAAATTACAAACGGAGAATTCGACAAAAATTCACCATTTACTAAATACCACAAAATAACGATTGCTGATAACGGCATTGGGTTTGACCAATTGTACAGCGAAAAAATATTTGGACTCTTCCAGGCTTTACACACAAAACCATCCAAAAGTACCGGAATTGGTCTTACTATAGTAAAACGAATTGTAGAAAACCACAAAGGATTTATAAGAGTCGAAGGAGTTTTAAATCAAGGAGCAAAATTTGAGATTTTTATTCCTGTGCTATAATTTCAAATTTTACTCCTGCTTAATTTATTACAACTTATAATGATTCATCAGCATTTTTTCGTACACTTTATCCGGAAGAGCACGTTTTAAAACGATTGAGAATTTCTGCATAAAAGCACCAACTTTATAATGAACATTCGGTTTTTTCTCTTGCAAAATTTTATACACAAACTCGGCCATTTCGTTTGGATTACTTCCTGCATCAACATGCTCATTCATTGCCGCAAGCGTGTCTTGGTAAACCTTTTCATAAGCCGAACCTTTAATAACAGGCGCATGATAACGTCCTGATGCAATATTGGTTGCAAAATCGCCCGGAGCTACATTCGTAATTTCAATTCCAAAAGATTTAACTTCCATACGCAAAGCTTCCGTAATTAATTCCAAAGCTCCTTTTGAAGCCGAATAAACACTACGATATGGCAATCCCATATAAGCTGCAATTGACGTAATATTAATAATCAAACCCGATTTTTGTTCTCTCATTTGAGGCAAAACAGCTTTCATTACCTCAATTGGACCAAAAAGATTCGTTTCAAAATTGTTTTTTATTTCCTCCATCGGAATTTCTTCTAACGGACCAGTAATTCCAACACCGGCATTATTAATCACAACATCCAATCTTCCGGTAGTTGCAATAACTTTAGCCACAGCAGTTTTTATAGATTCCGCATTTCGAACATCCAGCGCCACAAGTGGAAAAATAGAATTCAATACTTTTTCAGGATTTCTACTAGTTCCATAAACAACGAAACCTTTTTTATGTAAAAATTCTCCAATTGATTTTCCAATCCCTGAAGATCCTCCGGTAATTAAAACAACTTTGCTCATTTAATTATAATTATTTCATTAAAATTTTTAAATCCTCACACTTTATAATTCTCTAAATCTCAATAGACGAAACTACAAAACAAAAACTATTTTTCTTCATTAATTATTTTGCCAATCTTTCTAGAAAATTTAGCAACTCCAATTTTATTCATATGCATCGAATTGTAGAAATTCTCCCTTTTCAAACATATTGAATCCTTCGAGAAATTATAGTATTTTATATTATTTTGCTTCGAAATTTTATCTACAGTTCCATTTATGCATTCTTTTGTAAATGCAAAATGCGACTGCGCTTCAAAATATGATGGCGACCAAACAAAAATAACTTTTATATTATTCTGTTTACAATCTTTGATTATTTCATTCAAAACAGCAAAACCATCTTTATAGTGATTTATGTAGAATTTCTCTTTTGCTTTATCCTTTTCTTTAAGCTTTTTTAAAACTTCAAAATCTCTTTCAAGCCATTTTATATCATTTACAAGATATCCATTTACATTTTTGGGACAATAAAAAGGATCTTTTAAAGATTTGATTTGTTTATAAGCGCTCATTTCATAACCTCTGTATTTATAAACCGGAATGTACTTTTCAAAGTAATAGTCATCATCGATTTCTTTGGCTACAGCTTCATATTCCTTAGTATCAAAATAGGGCAAATATTGAAATTTATTATAAATCTGCTTCAAATCCTGCATCGAGTTATCATCTAAATCTAAAACCAGAATTTTCGGTTTACTATTATGATTAAGATATGCTTTCCATCTAATTTTCAAAACATCATAGTGTGTTCCGCTCAAGCCAAGATTATAGGTTTTTAAACCCGTTGTTTCCTTAATAATTTCGGTATCATATTGAACTTCCGCCCTTGACGTTCCTAAAACAACAACGTCGACTTTAATTTTACCTTCATAAACCTGACTCCAGGTATTATTAGAGCAACAGTTATCTTTTTTCAAATAAAAGTCCATTATAGCCTGAATTCCCAAGAGAATTAAATACATCAAAGCAATACTGACAATCAGTTTTAAAACAAACTTTTTCATACTTAAAATTGAAAATAAATAAAACTAGTTGACTGATTTTTAATCGATAACAAAATACTAATTACAGCAAGGAAATAAAAAACATATTTTGCTGCAATCGACAATTTTGTATTGTGAAGCTTTGTAAAAACAACATTTTCATTTTTATAATACCATTCAATAAACAAGAAAATGATTAAATACAAAAGCAATGGTTTTAGACTCAATTCATATGTTTTTGCCGAATGAATTTTAAGGAAATCCTCATATCTAAAAATTCCTTTTATATAAGCAATTGCATTTGTCAAAGAATTTGATCGGAAAAATATCCACGCAAAAGTGACTAAACCAAAGGTTATCAGAATATCTACAAATGCTTTTATCTGAGACAAAAAACTACTTTGCGAATCATTATCAACGTACTTTCTATTATTCTTCATTAAAAATGACGGAATAAAATACAACGCATTTAAAGCTCCCCAGAATATAAAAGTCCAATTTGCGCCATGCCAAAATCCGCTTAAAATAAAAATAATGAAGATATTACGTATTGACTTTGTCAAACCTACTTTTGATCCTCCTAGCGGCATATAAACATAATCTCTAAACCAGGAAGACAATGAAATATGCCAACGTCTCCAAAAATCAGCAATGTTTCGAGAGAAATAAGGTGTTCTAAAATTCGTAATCAAATCAATTCCAAGCAATTTAGCGACTCCAATTGCAATATCTGAATATCCGGAAAAGTCACAGTAAATTTGAAAAGAAAAAAGTATCGCGCCCAAAACCAGTGTTCCACCAGAATAATTAGCGTAATTCTGAAATATATCATCCACAAAAACTGAACACGTATCTGCAATTACAATTTTCTTAAAAAGCCCCCATAAAATCTGTCTTACGCCATTAACGGCAGTATTATAATCAAAGCTTCTTTTTTTCTTTATTTGCGGTAAAAGATGAGTCGCTCTCTCAATTGGTCCAGCGACCAAAAGCGGAAAAAAACTAACAAAAACAGCATAATCAATAAAGTTTTTCTCTGCCGGAATTCGTTTTTTATAAACATCAATAACATAAGATAAGCCGTGAAAAGTATAAAACGAAATTCCAACCGGCAACACAACATTTAAAGTCCATGTATTGATAACAAAACCAAATTTTGAGAATAATTCTGTAAACGATTCAATAAAGAAATTGTAATATTTAAAAACTCCTAAAAAGCCAAGATTTACAGATATACTTAACCAAAACCAAAAGCGTTTGGAACTTTCTTTCTCTGTATTTGAAATTTTAAGTCCGGAATAGTAGTCTAATAAAGTAGAGAAAACAAGTAAAAATAAAAATCTCCAATCCCAAAAAGCGTAAAAAAAGTAACTCGAGATTAATAAAAGCAGGTTCTGTATTTTTAAATTTTTATTGGTAACAAACCAATAAAGGATAAAAATTATCACAAAAAATACAGCAAAATTCAGGGAATTAAAAAGCATATGCGTTTTTCATTTTAATTTTAGTCCATTACAATTTATAAAAATCCAAACCCAGCCTTTTCTAATGTCTAACCAAATTGGTATTCTATTTTAACAAGGTCCAAAAATAAAAAAATCCTCCATAAGGAAGACTACTTTTGAATTAATTCTAAAAAAAAATCCCATAAATGGGACTATAAAAATAAAAAAAATGGCAAGCGACCTACATCGCACCGCTCAACCACGTACCCTTGCTATGTTCCCATCCTGGGGGAGTCTGCAGGAGCTGGTCGTGTAGGACTTGCCGGTGCAAATATACAATCTTTTTATATTTTTGCAAGACCTTTGTTGCTATAAAAATATCGTCGTATATTGGCTTATTCAAATTTTTAACTATGAAAAAATATAACTTCCTAGCTGTCATTTTATTAGGAATCACATTAATTGGATGTGGAGATACAAAAAAAAGTGAAAATTCTTTATTTAACATCGATGATTCTGCTTTTCCAGCTCATTTTTTACCACAAGAATCGATTTCTATCGGAATTTTGAACCCAAATTCGAAAGAAATTGACAGCGTTGCTTACTTTGTAAACGACAAAAAAGTAGGTAGTTCTAAAGGTGCCGAAAAATTCAAATTTGAATTAAAAGATCAAAAATTAGGTTATCAATACTTAAAAGCTACCGTTTATTTTGGTTCTGATTCTTCAGATGCTACTAAACGTGTTGAAGTGGTTTCAAACGTAGAACCTAAATTATTAAAGTATAAAATCGTTAATACTTATCCGCACGACACAAAAGCTTTTACTGAAGGTTTAGAATTTCATGATGGAACTTTATACGAAAGTACAGGTCAAAAAGGAGATTCTTATTTTAGATCTGTTGATTATAAAACCGGAAAAGTGATTAAACAAGTTGATCTTCCTAAAGAATATTTTGGAGAAGGAATCACTTTTATCAATGGAAAGTTATTTCAATTAAGCTGGCAGGAAAACACTGGTTTTATTTATGATGCTAAAACATTAAAACTGGAGAAAACTTTCAAATACGATAAAGAAATTGAAGGTTGGGGAATGACAAATGATGGAAAATATATTTATCGTTCTGACGGAACTGAAAAAATCTGGAAAATGGATCCTGAAACACAAAAGTTGATCGACTATATTAATGTTTATTCCGGAACATCAAAAATTAAAGCGATTAATGAATTAGAATACATTAACGGAAAATTCTATGTAAATGTTTGGCAAAAAGATGCAATTGCGATCGTTAATCCAACAAGCGGAGCAGTTGAAGGAATCTTAAATATGTCAGACTTACGTAAGTTTATCAAACATCCGCAAGCAGAGGTTTTAAACGGAATTGCTTATAATCCGCAAACCAAAACTATTTTTATTACTGGTAAATATTGGGAGAAAATGTTTGAAATAACAGTTTCAGAATAAAAAATTAAAAAAATTAAAAACACAAATTTCACAGATTTCACGGATTAGTTCGTGATAATTTGTGAAATTTGTGTTTTATAACAAAATCAACAATGACAACATTAATTACAAACATAAAAGAATTGCTTCAGGTTCGTGAAACTTCAATTTCTAAAGTTTCAGGTGCCGAAATGGCTATTCTTCCAACGATAAAAAATGCTTTTTTAATTTTAAAAGACAATCTGATTCACGATTTTGGATCTATGGAGAATCTGCCGGAAATTAAAGCGGACAAAATTATCGATGCAACTGGTCAAATCGTTCTGCCTTCATGGTGCGACAGTCACACGCATATTGTTTATGCCGGTAATCGTGAGCAGGAATTTGTGGATAGAATTAACGGATTTTCATATGAAGAAATCGCTAATCGCGGCGGTGGAATTTTAAACTCGGCTAAAAAACTCAACGAAACTTCTGAAGAAGAAATTTATGAGCAATCAAAACTTCGCTTAGAAGAAGTTATGCATTTAGGAACAGGAGCTGTAGAAATTAAATCGGGTTACGGATTAACAATCGAAGGCGAAATAAAAATGCTTCGTGTTATTAAAAAACTAGCCGAAAACTATCCAATAACCATAAAAGCTACTTTTCTTGGCGCACATGCTTTTCCGTTGCATTATAAAGAAAACAAAGCAGGTTATATCGACGAAATTATCACTAAAATGTTACCTGAAATTGCTCAAAATAAGTTAGCAGAATATATAGATGTATTTTGCGAAACAGGTTATTTTTCTGTTGAAGAAACAGAACAAATTATGCAAGCAGGAATAGAATTCGGCTTAAAGCCAAAAATTCACGTAAATCAATTCAATTCTATTGGAGGAATACAATCCGGAGTTAAATTTAAAGCCCTTTCTGTCGATCATCTTGAAATTATGAATCCTGAAGACATTGAAGCTTTAAAAGATTCTGAAACAATGCCTGTAGCTTTACCATCGTGTTCTTACTTTTTAAGTATTCCATACACGCCGGCACGCGAAATGATAAAAGCAGGACTTCCTTTAGCTTTAGCTACAGATTTCAACCCTGGTTCTACTCCATCCGGAAACATGAACTTTGTAGTTGCAACGGCTTGTATTAAAATGAAAATGACGCCTGAAGAAGCGATAAATGCAGCGACTATTAATGGCGCTTATGCAATGGGAATCTCAGAAACTCACGGAAGTATTACAAAGGGTAAAAAAGCCAATTTAATCCTCACAAAACCTATTTCATCTTATTACCAGATTCCTTATGCATTTGGAAGTAATTTAATCGAAAGTGTTTTTGTTGAAGGGGAAATTATATAAATAATTTGATTCTTAATTGAATAAAAAAAGGCCTGTGAAAAACTTCACAGGCCTTTAATATTTTAGT
This genomic interval carries:
- a CDS encoding SDR family oxidoreductase; this translates as MSKVVLITGGSSGIGKSIGEFLHKKGFVVYGTSRNPEKVLNSIFPLVALDVRNAESIKTAVAKVIATTGRLDVVINNAGVGITGPLEEIPMEEIKNNFETNLFGPIEVMKAVLPQMREQKSGLIINITSIAAYMGLPYRSVYSASKGALELITEALRMEVKSFGIEITNVAPGDFATNIASGRYHAPVIKGSAYEKVYQDTLAAMNEHVDAGSNPNEMAEFVYKILQEKKPNVHYKVGAFMQKFSIVLKRALPDKVYEKMLMNHYKL
- a CDS encoding glutaminyl-peptide cyclotransferase, which codes for MKKYNFLAVILLGITLIGCGDTKKSENSLFNIDDSAFPAHFLPQESISIGILNPNSKEIDSVAYFVNDKKVGSSKGAEKFKFELKDQKLGYQYLKATVYFGSDSSDATKRVEVVSNVEPKLLKYKIVNTYPHDTKAFTEGLEFHDGTLYESTGQKGDSYFRSVDYKTGKVIKQVDLPKEYFGEGITFINGKLFQLSWQENTGFIYDAKTLKLEKTFKYDKEIEGWGMTNDGKYIYRSDGTEKIWKMDPETQKLIDYINVYSGTSKIKAINELEYINGKFYVNVWQKDAIAIVNPTSGAVEGILNMSDLRKFIKHPQAEVLNGIAYNPQTKTIFITGKYWEKMFEITVSE
- the hutI gene encoding imidazolonepropionase, which encodes MTTLITNIKELLQVRETSISKVSGAEMAILPTIKNAFLILKDNLIHDFGSMENLPEIKADKIIDATGQIVLPSWCDSHTHIVYAGNREQEFVDRINGFSYEEIANRGGGILNSAKKLNETSEEEIYEQSKLRLEEVMHLGTGAVEIKSGYGLTIEGEIKMLRVIKKLAENYPITIKATFLGAHAFPLHYKENKAGYIDEIITKMLPEIAQNKLAEYIDVFCETGYFSVEETEQIMQAGIEFGLKPKIHVNQFNSIGGIQSGVKFKALSVDHLEIMNPEDIEALKDSETMPVALPSCSYFLSIPYTPAREMIKAGLPLALATDFNPGSTPSGNMNFVVATACIKMKMTPEEAINAATINGAYAMGISETHGSITKGKKANLILTKPISSYYQIPYAFGSNLIESVFVEGEII
- a CDS encoding MBOAT family O-acyltransferase, translating into MLFNSLNFAVFFVIIFILYWFVTNKNLKIQNLLLLISSYFFYAFWDWRFLFLLVFSTLLDYYSGLKISNTEKESSKRFWFWLSISVNLGFLGVFKYYNFFIESFTELFSKFGFVINTWTLNVVLPVGISFYTFHGLSYVIDVYKKRIPAEKNFIDYAVFVSFFPLLVAGPIERATHLLPQIKKKRSFDYNTAVNGVRQILWGLFKKIVIADTCSVFVDDIFQNYANYSGGTLVLGAILFSFQIYCDFSGYSDIAIGVAKLLGIDLITNFRTPYFSRNIADFWRRWHISLSSWFRDYVYMPLGGSKVGLTKSIRNIFIIFILSGFWHGANWTFIFWGALNALYFIPSFLMKNNRKYVDNDSQSSFLSQIKAFVDILITFGLVTFAWIFFRSNSLTNAIAYIKGIFRYEDFLKIHSAKTYELSLKPLLLYLIIFLFIEWYYKNENVVFTKLHNTKLSIAAKYVFYFLAVISILLSIKNQSTSFIYFQF
- a CDS encoding ATP-binding protein, producing MLEDHFKQDIINIEKISIVPTLLNVICQTTGMGFAAVARVTDERWITCSVQDNVLFGLKPGDELQIKTTICNDIRTNLKPVIIDNVSEDPLYHDHHTPAMYKLQSYISIPIIRQDGSFFGTLCAIDPKPNSLKEFKVSEMFKLFAELISFHLTAIEQENEKNIILNEKNKLLAKTEVEKKKIEKLNSDIEKKLIQKNISLEKMNSELEAFNYISSHDLQEPLRKIQLFTDSIEREEIQNLSEKGKTSFQKIRNSAYRMQNLINDLLLYSKTKFDDRKFEIKDLNDIAKDVIDDLTEEVETKDVTFDIQELGKLSVIEFQFRQLLYNLISNAIKFASPDRDLIIKVSAEITNGEFDKNSPFTKYHKITIADNGIGFDQLYSEKIFGLFQALHTKPSKSTGIGLTIVKRIVENHKGFIRVEGVLNQGAKFEIFIPVL